The sequence below is a genomic window from Pseudomonas cannabina.
CCAGCGGCAGGTAAACCGCCGGTTCGCCCATCTGCTCGAAACGCAGGCAAGCAGCCTGCAGCAGGTGCGTGCGCCCTACTCCGTCCTTGCCCCACAGGTAAATGAGGCTTTCCGTCCATCCGGCGTCGGCTTCGCACAGCCGCTCGACATAGCCGAGTGCAGCGGCGTTGGCGCCTGGATAGTAATTGACGAAAGTGGCGTCATCACGCAGACGCACACTCAGGGGCAGCTGAATCGGTTTCATGCTGACTAACGGCTCATGCAAACCGTCAAGGGCCTCTGTGTAAAGTGCACGAAGTTTATACCCGTGAGGCGGGTCGCACAATGCGACAGACCTCAAGCAAAATCAAAGGTTTGCGTCAGGACAGGTAAAGCGCGGACGGAGCAAGCCGGTTTGGCGCAGTGCATGCGCCCTTCCGGCGGACCTCCACACGGGGCTGTGCAGAGGCCTTTTGACGTGAAGCAACCGCTTGAATGGTTACAACTCAGGATCTTCCGCACCGGCGTAGATTTCCGAGTCTTTGTAGACGTCGTGCATATGGCGCACCAGCACCATGATCACCGCTGCCACCGGCAGGGCCAGCAGAATGCCGGTGAAACCGAACAGCTCACCACCGGCCAGGATCGCAAAGATCACCGCCACCGGGTGCAGACCGATGCGGTCGCCCACCAGCAGCGGCGTCAGCACCATGCCTTCAAGGGCCTGGCCGATCATGAACACCGCGACAATGCCCATCATCGGGTACAGATCACCGCCGAACTGGAACAAGCCGGCCACCAGCGCCGAACCAATGCCGATCACAAAGCCCATATAAGGCACGATGGCCGCCAGACCGGCGATCACCCCGATCAACAACCCCAGCTCCAGGCCGACCAGCATCAGACCGGCTGCGTAGATCACTCCAAGACCGACCATGACCAGCAACTGCCCGCGAATGAACGCGCCCAGCACCTCATGGCATTCGCCTGCGAGTTTGACGATCTGCCCTTCACGCTGACGCGGCAGCAGCCCGCGGATCTTGCCGGTCATGATGTCCCAGTCACGCAACAGGTAGAAACACACCACCGGGATCAGAACCAGATTGGTCAGCCAGCCGATCAGCGCCAGGCTCGACGCCGTGGCCTGAGACAGGACGACAGAAACGATGTCCCCGGCCTGCCCCATGTGCTCGGAAATAGCGGCCTTGATCTTATCGAATTTCCAGAAGCCGTCCGCCAGACCGAACTTGGCCTGCACCCACGGCAGGGCCGAGTGCTGCAACCAGTCGAGAATCTGCGGTGCCAACTCGTACAGACGGAACAGCTGCTTGGCGAGCATGGGCACCAGCACCAGCAGCAAGGCCATCAATATCAGGGTGAACAGGCCGAACACCGCCACCACACTCAGGGTTCTGGACAACCCGGCACGCTCCAAACGATCGACCAGCGGATCGCCCATGTACGCCAGCAGCAACGCCACCAGAAAAGGAGTGAGGATCGTGTGCAGCAGCACCACGAAAGCGACCAGCAAGGCCAGCCCGCCAATCCAGAACCAACGCCGCGTATCAGTCATCAACATCCCTCAACCCAATGAAAAAGCATTCTTGCCGGGTTACCAGCGGAAATACAGTTGTGGCGCTGCGGCCGGAACAATCATCGGTGCCGGTGCCGGTGCCGGTGCCGGTGCCGAGGCATCGACAGGCGCGACGGCTGGCGCAGTTGCAGCCGTTGCTTCAGCGGCAGGCACTTCCTGCAATCTGGCCAGCGCCATCTGCGAGCGTAGCTGATCGGCGCTGCCACTGACGTCGAAGACCACCCGATCACCCTGTACAGAGCTCAGACGCACGCCGAACGGTTCGAGTAACTGCAGCAACTGCGCATATCGCTCCAGCGTCATGCCTTGCACCTGCACCAGCATGCCGGTCGAAGCACCCGGCTTGGCGACGAAGCGCGGCGCCAGGCGCTCGCTGACTGACAGCAGTACTGCATCGGCCAGCGCTTCGGAGGTTGCCCCGGTCGCGGCGCCCTGCTCACGCTGGTCGCCCAGCCACAGGCGCCATTTACCCTGCCACTGGCCGGCGTCTTCTCTGGCGTGCACGGCGAGAATCGCGTCAGCGCCGTAGCGTTCGGACGCCGTCTTGAGCGGCGCAGGATCAGTGCCTTCAAGGGTCTTGGCGTTACCAATGCTTTGTTCGCTCAGGTCCGCCAGCGGCAGGCGCAAGGGCAGACCACGATGCTGCGCAGCACGTCGCAAGGGTTCGGCGGCTGCCTGACCGTCGCCGACCAGATTGACGCCTTCGACCGAGTCATTTAGCCACCAGCCGAGAATCGACGGACGATTGCTGCCCCAGATCGACAGCCCGGCGTCGCGCAACGCACGCTCGGTGGTCGCCGGATCGAAGTCCACCAGCAGGGTTTCCGGCGGACCGGCCTCATAGCCATACTGGCTGATGATTTGCTGCGGGTCTTTGCGCAACGCGGCAATCGCCGAACCCTGCGCAGCCTTGGCATCGCCGGTCAGGCGCAGCACCAGCGTTTCGACGGCGGCCTGGGTCGCGCGGGTGCGCTCATCGGGCGACTGGCCGCTGACGGGCTCGCGCACCTGGTAAAGATTGCTCACCGTTTCGGCAAGACCGGGAAGGCTGACCAGGGACAGACAGCCGACGAGAAGGATTCTGGAAAAACGCATGGACAGTTCCCGAACGGAAAAAATAAAAAGAAGCAGCTTCAGGAGGTGCACAGACTGGGACAGCCGTGAGCCGCCAATCATTCAATTTCGGCATAAAGTACACCTTAACCGTCTGGAATCGCACTGATCGTGCACCTCAGGTCAGGTTTATTTAGCCCGACGCCGTCCTGTTGTCGGCGCAAGGATGGCCCCTGAGGAGCAAGCCTGATAAAATCGCGCGCCTTCGCAGACCGGCAATCGCCAAGGCCCAACCTTAACATCGCCTTACAGCGCGGTGCTGAACGGGTCCTAACGCAGCGGTCGATACCTCCGAATCCCCCCTAAAGGCCTGGATTTTCTATGAGCAAGCAACCTTCCCTGAGCTATAAAGACGCCGGTGTAGACATCGACGC
It includes:
- a CDS encoding AI-2E family transporter; the encoded protein is MTDTRRWFWIGGLALLVAFVVLLHTILTPFLVALLLAYMGDPLVDRLERAGLSRTLSVVAVFGLFTLILMALLLVLVPMLAKQLFRLYELAPQILDWLQHSALPWVQAKFGLADGFWKFDKIKAAISEHMGQAGDIVSVVLSQATASSLALIGWLTNLVLIPVVCFYLLRDWDIMTGKIRGLLPRQREGQIVKLAGECHEVLGAFIRGQLLVMVGLGVIYAAGLMLVGLELGLLIGVIAGLAAIVPYMGFVIGIGSALVAGLFQFGGDLYPMMGIVAVFMIGQALEGMVLTPLLVGDRIGLHPVAVIFAILAGGELFGFTGILLALPVAAVIMVLVRHMHDVYKDSEIYAGAEDPEL
- a CDS encoding DUF2066 domain-containing protein, whose amino-acid sequence is MRFSRILLVGCLSLVSLPGLAETVSNLYQVREPVSGQSPDERTRATQAAVETLVLRLTGDAKAAQGSAIAALRKDPQQIISQYGYEAGPPETLLVDFDPATTERALRDAGLSIWGSNRPSILGWWLNDSVEGVNLVGDGQAAAEPLRRAAQHRGLPLRLPLADLSEQSIGNAKTLEGTDPAPLKTASERYGADAILAVHAREDAGQWQGKWRLWLGDQREQGAATGATSEALADAVLLSVSERLAPRFVAKPGASTGMLVQVQGMTLERYAQLLQLLEPFGVRLSSVQGDRVVFDVSGSADQLRSQMALARLQEVPAAEATAATAPAVAPVDASAPAPAPAPAPMIVPAAAPQLYFRW